A window from Meiothermus sp. CFH 77666 encodes these proteins:
- a CDS encoding AI-2E family transporter has protein sequence MRETLAWAWQNRWLRLFVYLALVGLVLWLLAWLLNGARAALGIVMAAFVFSYMVSPVVRFFEARRLTRALGVAAVFVGMLFVLGLSTVMLASMVGQLARFAARLPALFQPLLSWAQGLPEALGRVELPPLLREALAQATLNLQDLLQSFTQVLLQALQGIFAQGGNVLGFLSGLLGGAFQLLTVITISIYLLYDLPRIGAALFRAVPQPYQPLAQELAHKADMAFGGYVRGTILGALANGAIVGLAMYLSFGIFQGFGSFVLTQAISLGFLAFIFSFVPVLGVIISAIPALVLALPLGWVAFLVVSVALWLCNQIAGVIWPIIMGRTTSLHPVTGIAAVLIGASLFGVAGALLAVPLVAFLKILYTDYYLKSRFYQEG, from the coding sequence ATGCGCGAAACCCTGGCCTGGGCCTGGCAGAACCGTTGGCTGCGCTTGTTCGTTTATCTGGCGCTGGTGGGGCTGGTCTTGTGGCTGCTGGCCTGGCTGCTAAACGGCGCTCGAGCGGCCCTGGGTATTGTGATGGCGGCCTTTGTCTTTTCCTACATGGTGAGTCCGGTGGTGCGCTTTTTTGAGGCCCGCAGGCTGACCCGCGCCCTGGGTGTAGCGGCGGTTTTTGTGGGCATGCTTTTTGTGCTGGGCCTCTCCACGGTCATGCTGGCCAGCATGGTGGGGCAGTTGGCCCGCTTTGCAGCCCGACTACCGGCGCTTTTTCAACCGCTCTTGAGCTGGGCGCAGGGCCTGCCTGAGGCGCTGGGTCGGGTTGAGCTACCGCCTCTGCTGCGCGAGGCGCTGGCCCAGGCCACCCTCAACCTGCAAGACCTGCTACAGAGCTTCACCCAGGTGTTGCTACAGGCTTTGCAGGGCATATTTGCACAGGGGGGTAACGTCCTGGGCTTCCTGAGCGGCTTGCTGGGGGGCGCCTTTCAGCTTCTTACCGTCATCACCATTTCTATCTACCTCCTCTACGACCTGCCCCGCATTGGAGCAGCCCTGTTCCGGGCCGTACCCCAGCCCTACCAGCCCCTGGCCCAGGAGCTGGCCCACAAGGCCGACATGGCCTTTGGGGGATACGTGCGGGGCACCATTCTGGGCGCCCTGGCCAACGGCGCAATAGTGGGCCTGGCAATGTACCTTTCCTTTGGGATTTTTCAGGGTTTTGGTTCGTTTGTACTGACCCAGGCCATCTCGCTGGGTTTTTTGGCTTTCATCTTTAGCTTTGTGCCGGTGTTGGGGGTGATTATCTCGGCTATTCCGGCCCTGGTGCTGGCCTTGCCGCTGGGCTGGGTGGCTTTTTTGGTCGTCAGTGTGGCCCTCTGGCTTTGCAACCAGATTGCTGGGGTCATCTGGCCCATCATCATGGGTCGCACCACCAGCCTTCACCCGGTCACGGGCATTGCTGCGGTGCTGATTGGGGCCTCGCTCTTTGGGGTAGCCGGGGCGCTGCTGGCGGTGCCGCTGGTGGCATTCCTGAAGATTCTCTACACCGACTACTACCTGAAGAGCCGCTTTTACCAGGAGGGTTGA
- a CDS encoding AI-2E family transporter, with protein sequence MRQDFAEIWKLLWVRIAVYAVLFYLLIQALGVVLGGARAALVTLALAFVFAYLTSPLVRALERRVPRFVAVLLIYLGLLLLMGLASFLIADMVNVLARFATDLPRILTPLLAWIENLPSRIGQIEVPPALEGAFAQAAQNLQTLLQSFNQTLLQGLRALLAQGGNLVGFLASLVGGVLQLFAALIISIYLLYDLPQISKALFQAIPLPYQPLAADILTKLDRAVGGYLRGQIQVAFWVGLLVGVGLWIFGIPLAGSLGLLAGVFNLIPFAGVIISTVPALLLALTVGWPQVLAVLGVVVAANQIEAHLLSPRILGQATSLHPVSVIGAILVGSSLYGLVGALLAVPLLAFLKVIYTEFYLNSRFYREG encoded by the coding sequence ATGCGCCAGGACTTTGCCGAAATCTGGAAGCTGTTGTGGGTGCGAATCGCGGTCTACGCGGTTCTTTTTTACCTGCTCATCCAGGCGCTGGGGGTGGTTTTGGGTGGAGCCCGGGCCGCTTTGGTCACGCTGGCTCTGGCGTTTGTGTTCGCCTACCTGACCTCTCCGCTGGTGCGGGCGCTGGAGCGCAGGGTGCCCCGCTTTGTGGCGGTACTGTTGATTTATTTGGGTTTGCTGCTGCTGATGGGGCTGGCTTCGTTTTTGATAGCCGATATGGTCAATGTGCTGGCCCGTTTTGCAACCGACCTGCCCCGCATTCTGACGCCCCTACTTGCCTGGATTGAGAACCTGCCCTCGAGGATCGGACAAATCGAAGTTCCACCTGCCCTCGAGGGTGCTTTTGCACAGGCCGCTCAGAACCTGCAAACCCTATTGCAAAGCTTCAACCAGACCCTTTTGCAGGGCCTGCGGGCGCTCTTAGCCCAGGGTGGCAACCTGGTGGGCTTTCTGGCCTCCCTGGTGGGGGGTGTACTCCAGCTTTTCGCCGCGCTGATTATCTCGATTTACCTGCTCTACGACCTCCCCCAGATCTCCAAAGCCCTGTTTCAGGCCATCCCCCTGCCGTATCAGCCCCTGGCTGCGGATATTCTGACCAAGCTCGACCGGGCTGTGGGGGGCTACCTGCGCGGGCAGATTCAGGTGGCCTTCTGGGTGGGCCTGCTGGTGGGGGTGGGGCTCTGGATTTTTGGCATCCCCCTGGCGGGTTCGCTGGGCCTCTTGGCGGGGGTGTTCAACCTCATTCCGTTTGCCGGGGTGATTATTTCCACCGTACCGGCCTTGCTCCTGGCCCTTACGGTTGGGTGGCCGCAGGTTCTGGCGGTGCTGGGGGTGGTGGTAGCGGCCAACCAGATAGAGGCCCACCTCCTGAGCCCACGCATTCTGGGTCAGGCCACCAGCCTGCATCCGGTCAGTGTGATTGGGGCTATTCTGGTGGGCTCGAGCCTCTACGGGCTGGTAGGAGCCCTGCTAGCCGTTCCGCTCCTGGCGTTCTTGAAAGTGATCTACACGGAGTTTTACCTGAATAGCCGGTTTTATCGGGAGGGCTGA